In Candidatus Niyogibacteria bacterium CG10_big_fil_rev_8_21_14_0_10_46_36, one DNA window encodes the following:
- a CDS encoding response regulator — MEYQKKILIIDDDIALSRVLADALKEHNASYQVELASSGEKGITKAKELKPDLILLDLMMPDLSGVGVMQKMKQDPELSALSVIILSQMSDMEKIAEALALGARGYIIKADVDLKAMLEQIDGQLATP, encoded by the coding sequence ATGGAGTATCAAAAGAAAATTCTTATTATAGATGACGATATAGCGCTGAGCCGTGTTCTTGCAGATGCTCTAAAAGAACACAATGCATCCTATCAGGTAGAGCTTGCGTCAAGTGGGGAGAAAGGTATCACGAAAGCGAAGGAGCTAAAGCCCGACCTCATTCTGCTTGACCTCATGATGCCGGATTTGTCCGGTGTTGGCGTTATGCAAAAGATGAAACAAGACCCGGAGCTGAGTGCTTTGTCGGTGATTATTTTATCTCAGATGTCAGATATGGAAAAAATTGCGGAAGCTCTGGCGCTGGGAGCAAGGGGGTACATTATAAAAGCTGATGTCGACCTAAAGGCAATGCTCGAACAGATAGACGGCCAGCTTGCTACTCCATAA
- a CDS encoding glutamine-hydrolyzing GMP synthase yields MIVILNFGSQFAHLIARRIRDLGVRAEILHFQASIEEIRAFHPVGIILSGGPRSVLENGYPRPQKEIFELGIPVFGICYGAQVMAKFFGGVVRTGEVREYGKEKISCTSRNPLFKGLTKKEPVWFSHGDYVYMLPQGFQAIASTEACAHAAFAHEKKPWFGVQFHPEVAYTKRGKDIIANFVFSVCGAKKNWSMPILKDEIIASMREMVGDAHVVIALSGGVDSLVAATLLHRAIGRQLHGVFVDNGLLRKDEVGAVGKAITAQGLHDIRTVDARKNFLERLKGIEDPEKKRKIIGHTFIHVFERMIAYDFKKYPVRFLAQGTIYPDRIESAYGSHVAEKIKSHHNLTLPERFGFHILEPLADLYKDEVRRLGEELRLPKKVLWRHPFPGPGLSIRVVGEVTEERLHMVREADAIYIEELRRAGEYGKIWQAFAVLLPLRTVGVMGDARTYEHIIALRAVHSVDGMTADWYKMNHSLLERISNRIVREVKGVNRVLYDITQKPPATIEYE; encoded by the coding sequence ATGATTGTAATATTGAACTTCGGTTCACAATTCGCTCATCTTATAGCAAGGAGAATACGGGATCTCGGCGTGCGTGCCGAGATTTTGCATTTTCAGGCATCGATAGAAGAGATACGGGCATTCCATCCTGTGGGTATTATTCTTTCGGGCGGTCCGCGGTCTGTGCTAGAGAACGGATATCCGCGTCCGCAAAAAGAGATTTTTGAATTAGGTATACCGGTATTCGGCATTTGTTACGGTGCGCAGGTCATGGCAAAATTTTTCGGGGGGGTTGTGCGGACGGGAGAAGTCCGCGAATACGGAAAAGAAAAAATATCATGTACCTCGCGCAACCCGCTCTTTAAAGGGCTCACAAAAAAAGAACCTGTGTGGTTTTCTCATGGAGATTATGTGTATATGCTTCCGCAGGGGTTCCAGGCGATTGCTTCAACTGAAGCCTGCGCTCATGCTGCGTTTGCTCATGAGAAAAAACCGTGGTTTGGAGTGCAGTTTCATCCCGAAGTCGCGTATACAAAACGGGGAAAGGACATTATTGCCAATTTTGTCTTTTCTGTATGCGGCGCCAAGAAGAATTGGAGTATGCCCATATTGAAAGATGAGATTATTGCTTCTATGCGAGAAATGGTGGGGGACGCGCATGTTGTCATCGCGCTTTCAGGGGGTGTTGATTCTCTTGTTGCGGCAACGCTGCTTCATCGTGCAATCGGCAGACAACTACACGGCGTATTTGTTGATAATGGATTATTGCGCAAAGACGAAGTCGGGGCGGTGGGAAAAGCAATCACCGCGCAAGGCCTCCATGACATACGTACCGTGGATGCGCGTAAGAATTTTCTTGAACGGCTGAAGGGAATAGAGGATCCGGAAAAGAAAAGGAAGATTATCGGGCATACATTTATCCATGTATTTGAACGGATGATTGCATATGATTTTAAAAAATACCCCGTACGGTTTCTAGCGCAGGGCACCATTTATCCGGACAGGATAGAGTCCGCGTATGGTTCGCATGTGGCAGAAAAAATAAAAAGCCACCACAATCTCACATTGCCGGAACGGTTTGGGTTCCACATCCTCGAACCGCTTGCCGATCTGTATAAGGATGAAGTCCGGAGGCTCGGAGAAGAGTTACGCTTGCCCAAAAAAGTGCTTTGGCGCCACCCGTTTCCGGGGCCCGGTCTTTCTATCCGCGTTGTGGGAGAAGTTACCGAAGAGCGGTTGCATATGGTGCGTGAAGCAGACGCTATTTATATAGAAGAATTGCGGAGGGCGGGGGAATACGGAAAGATATGGCAGGCGTTTGCAGTTCTTTTGCCATTACGCACAGTGGGAGTAATGGGAGATGCGCGGACATATGAGCACATTATTGCGCTCCGCGCGGTGCACTCTGTAGATGGGATGACTGCCGACTGGTATAAAATGAACCACAGTTTGCTTGAGCGCATTTCAAACCGCATAGTCCGGGAAGTAAAAGGAGTAAACCGGGTACTCTACGATATCACTCAAAAGCCGCCTGCGACGATTGAATATGAATAA
- a CDS encoding preprotein translocase subunit SecA: protein MSLFKKIFGDPHKRAIEKLSAAIPDINNAEEKIQSYSDDALKERTQQLKKRLQEGASFDEQKNMLNEILPEAFALVREASRRSIGLRHFDVQLIGGMVLHQGGIAEMRTGEGKTLVATLPLYLNSLLGKGCHLITPNEYLARVGGGWMAPVYHTLGVSVGVITHDFSAVYDPAYTDQHDHGDDRLNHWRPVSRKEAYEADITYGTNNEFGFDYLRDNLASTPDALVQREPFFAVIDEIDSILIDEARTPLIISAPDQESGALYRTFSRLTPQLEEGRDYNIDEKMKAVTITEEGIDRVEKLLGIQDMYSEGGIRYVHHLEQALRAQALFHKDKDYVVKDGDIIIVDEFTGRLMPGRRWSDGLHQAVEAKEGVVVQRESRTMASITFQNLFRMYDKLSGMTGTAATSAEEFSRVYDLDVLIIPTNKQLMRKDLPDRIFQTTGGKWKAVVREIKERHTKGQPILLGTTSIEKNEYLSALLKKEGIPHEMLNAKNHEHEAQVIAQAGRPGAVTVATNMAGRGVDIILGGNPQSVEEAKRVKELGGLFVLGTERHEARRIDNQLRGRAGRQGDPGETQFYVSLEDDLMRIFGPDRIKNMMGRFGIPEDVPIEHNMVSRALSSAQEKIEGFNFDARKHLLEYDDVLNRQRMSLYTTRKDFLFSEPEKIFEKAGEMIEEEIDSILAFHTQHNFIDEWNIEEIYENLHARLGVASDVHSRLLEIKKGKGGAEEIRNEMHMYVHNVWRGMFDNRKTGLGEQAFANLLRAYTLQIVDLSWANHLEAMEYMRSSVRLRAYGQRDPLIEYKNEGSRMFKEMQAAIRAHLSHIVFRVGSNPPIKQTEMHASHASAQSPLSMESTHVHAAPKAQSAPKTPEGEKVGRNDLCPCGSGKKYKKCHGK from the coding sequence ATGTCTCTATTTAAAAAAATATTTGGCGATCCGCATAAGCGCGCAATAGAAAAATTGTCCGCAGCTATTCCAGACATCAACAATGCGGAAGAAAAAATACAATCATATTCCGACGACGCTCTTAAAGAACGGACACAACAGTTAAAGAAGCGCCTGCAAGAAGGCGCTTCTTTTGACGAGCAGAAAAACATGCTGAATGAAATACTTCCCGAGGCGTTTGCATTGGTGCGGGAAGCGTCTCGTCGTTCCATAGGACTGCGCCATTTTGACGTGCAGCTTATCGGAGGCATGGTGTTGCATCAGGGAGGGATTGCTGAGATGCGGACCGGTGAAGGAAAGACGCTTGTTGCGACACTCCCTCTCTATTTAAATAGCTTGCTCGGCAAAGGATGCCACTTGATAACCCCGAACGAATATCTTGCCCGTGTTGGAGGCGGATGGATGGCTCCCGTGTACCATACACTTGGCGTTTCGGTCGGTGTTATTACGCACGACTTTTCCGCGGTATATGACCCGGCTTATACTGACCAGCATGACCACGGAGATGACCGTCTCAACCATTGGCGTCCGGTATCGCGCAAAGAAGCATACGAGGCAGATATTACCTACGGAACAAATAATGAATTTGGATTTGATTATTTGCGGGATAATCTTGCATCAACTCCTGACGCATTAGTTCAGCGTGAGCCATTTTTTGCGGTTATCGATGAAATAGATTCCATTTTAATTGATGAGGCGCGTACGCCGCTTATTATTTCCGCACCCGACCAAGAATCAGGGGCACTGTACCGGACATTTTCGCGCCTTACCCCGCAATTAGAAGAAGGGCGGGACTACAATATTGATGAAAAAATGAAAGCGGTAACTATAACGGAAGAAGGCATCGACCGCGTTGAGAAGCTTTTAGGCATTCAAGATATGTATTCTGAGGGAGGTATCCGATATGTGCATCATCTAGAGCAGGCACTCCGCGCGCAAGCGCTTTTCCATAAAGATAAAGACTATGTAGTTAAAGACGGAGACATTATTATTGTGGATGAGTTTACCGGGAGGCTCATGCCAGGGCGTAGGTGGTCGGACGGGCTGCATCAGGCGGTTGAAGCAAAAGAAGGGGTTGTCGTCCAGCGCGAATCCCGCACCATGGCATCTATTACATTCCAGAATTTATTTCGGATGTATGACAAACTTTCCGGCATGACAGGGACCGCAGCAACATCAGCGGAGGAATTTAGCAGGGTGTATGATTTGGATGTTCTTATTATTCCCACAAACAAGCAGCTTATGAGAAAAGATCTTCCAGACAGGATTTTCCAGACGACCGGAGGAAAGTGGAAGGCGGTTGTTCGTGAGATTAAAGAACGGCACACAAAGGGTCAGCCGATATTGCTGGGGACTACATCTATAGAAAAGAATGAGTATCTCTCAGCGTTATTAAAAAAAGAAGGCATTCCACACGAGATGCTGAACGCAAAGAATCACGAACATGAAGCGCAAGTTATTGCGCAGGCAGGCCGCCCCGGCGCGGTTACTGTTGCAACTAATATGGCAGGACGCGGTGTAGACATTATTTTGGGGGGCAACCCGCAAAGCGTTGAAGAAGCGAAACGGGTAAAGGAACTCGGAGGACTTTTTGTATTAGGAACCGAACGGCACGAAGCACGCCGCATTGATAACCAGCTTCGGGGCCGTGCGGGACGCCAAGGCGACCCGGGGGAGACGCAATTTTATGTTTCGCTTGAAGATGACCTGATGCGCATCTTTGGTCCTGACCGTATAAAAAATATGATGGGGCGCTTCGGCATACCCGAAGATGTTCCTATTGAACATAATATGGTGTCGCGCGCACTTTCGTCCGCGCAAGAGAAAATAGAAGGATTTAATTTTGATGCGCGCAAGCACTTGCTCGAATATGATGATGTATTAAACAGGCAACGCATGTCATTGTATACAACACGCAAGGATTTTCTTTTTTCGGAGCCGGAAAAAATATTTGAAAAAGCAGGAGAGATGATAGAAGAAGAAATAGACAGCATACTCGCGTTTCATACCCAGCATAATTTTATTGATGAATGGAATATAGAAGAAATATACGAAAATCTTCACGCGCGTCTCGGTGTTGCGTCTGATGTGCATAGCCGCTTGCTTGAGATAAAAAAAGGGAAGGGGGGTGCTGAAGAGATACGCAACGAAATGCATATGTATGTTCACAATGTGTGGCGTGGCATGTTTGATAATCGAAAAACAGGGCTCGGGGAGCAGGCGTTCGCGAATCTATTGCGAGCGTACACCCTCCAGATAGTTGATCTTAGCTGGGCGAATCATTTGGAGGCGATGGAGTATATGCGCTCCTCTGTCCGTCTTCGTGCGTATGGCCAGCGGGACCCGCTTATTGAGTATAAAAATGAAGGCTCGCGCATGTTCAAAGAAATGCAAGCGGCAATCCGGGCGCATCTTTCTCATATTGTATTCCGTGTTGGTTCAAATCCGCCTATTAAGCAGACAGAAATGCATGCGTCGCATGCTTCGGCTCAAAGCCCGCTTTCAATGGAAAGCACGCACGTGCATGCCGCACCGAAAGCGCAGTCAGCACCTAAAACGCCGGAAGGGGAAAAAGTAGGACGGAATGACCTCTGTCCCTGTGGTTCGGGCAAGAAGTATAAAAAGTGCCATGGCAAATAA
- a CDS encoding ADP-L-glycero-D-manno-heptose-6-epimerase, whose amino-acid sequence MATHQKTVLVTGGAGFIGTNLIERLAADSHIRVVSLDNYFTGLKENHIEGATYIEGDTKDIFSHITEPVSIVYHLGEYPRVEQSFQDVRQVWEYNSMGTFAVIEFCRQQGCKLIYAGSSTKFADNGFGRHQSPYAWTKATNSDLVKNYGDWYGLPYSIAYFYNVYGPRERSGEYGSVIQIFKEQYIKGGPLTVRMPGNQRRNFTHVNDIVQGLILIGEKGEREEYGLGSEESHSILDIANMFESEIEMIPNRPGNRIDSSIDTTTARALGWKAEHSIRDYIASIVRSRTQVV is encoded by the coding sequence ATGGCTACTCATCAAAAAACGGTATTAGTTACCGGAGGAGCAGGATTTATCGGCACTAACCTTATAGAGCGGCTTGCTGCGGATTCGCATATCCGCGTTGTTTCGCTTGATAATTATTTCACTGGACTCAAAGAAAATCATATTGAGGGTGCTACGTATATCGAAGGCGATACAAAAGATATATTTTCCCACATCACAGAACCGGTTTCCATAGTGTATCATTTGGGAGAATACCCGCGCGTTGAACAAAGTTTTCAAGATGTGCGGCAAGTATGGGAATACAATAGCATGGGGACATTTGCCGTAATAGAATTTTGCAGGCAGCAGGGATGCAAGCTTATATATGCGGGGTCAAGTACGAAATTCGCGGACAACGGGTTCGGCAGGCATCAAAGCCCGTATGCGTGGACGAAGGCGACAAATTCTGACTTGGTGAAAAATTATGGCGATTGGTATGGCCTGCCGTATTCTATTGCGTACTTCTATAATGTGTATGGTCCGCGTGAACGTTCGGGAGAATATGGTTCAGTGATTCAAATATTTAAGGAGCAGTATATAAAAGGAGGACCGCTGACCGTGCGCATGCCCGGGAATCAGCGCCGGAATTTTACTCATGTGAACGATATTGTGCAAGGCCTTATTCTTATTGGAGAAAAAGGAGAAAGAGAGGAATACGGGCTTGGGTCAGAGGAATCGCATTCCATTCTTGATATAGCAAATATGTTTGAGAGCGAAATTGAAATGATACCGAATCGTCCCGGCAACCGCATTGATTCATCGATTGATACGACTACCGCACGGGCGCTTGGCTGGAAAGCTGAGCATAGTATTAGAGATTATATCGCAAGCATTGTTCGTTCGCGTACACAAGTCGTATGA